The Francisella hispaniensis FSC454 genome includes the window GACTAGATTAGCTAGATTTATTGATAGGCACGTTTTAAACTAATATATTTTCATTGCTTACTATGTAAGCTAGAAATTTATCAAATACACAAAATATTTTCGACTCCAAATTAGATAGCTGTTACAATCAATAATTATTTATTATTATTATAATTTTTTTTATGAAAAATGTGGCTATATTTCAATTATAGGTAGACCAAATGTTGGTAAATCTACTTTGTTAAATAATATTCTAAAATATAAAGTAAGTATTACATCACGCAAACCTCAGACAACTAGACATCAGATCACGGGTATTAAGACTGTTGGCGATACGCAGTTTATCTATGTTGATACTCCTGGTATACATATCAAAGAACCTAAAGCCATCAATAAATTTATGAATAAAGCAGCAACAACAATGGTCAAAGATGTTGATGTGATTTTATTCGTAGTAGAGATGGGTAAATGGACAGAACTTGAAGATAATATTGTTGAGAAATTAAAACACTCAGAAATACCGATATTTTTAGTTGTTAACAAGGTTGATAAGAAAAAATCATTAGAAGCAGCGATGTTTATCGAGTCTATCAAAGAGAAACTAAGTTTTTATGATGTGATTTATGTATCTGCTAAGCAGGGGCACAACATCGATGAACTAGAATCAAGAATTGAGAAGCTTTTACCAGAGTCTGAATATTTTTTCTATGAGGAAGACCAAATTACTGATAGAAGCATTAAGTTCATGGTGGCTGAAATTATCCGTGAGAAGATTATGCGTACTATAGGTAGCGAGGTACCATACCAAATAACTGTAGAGATAGACAGCTATAAAGTTGACCAAGAAAAAAATATTGTCGACATCTATGCTAGTATCCTTGTTGAGAGAGAAAGTCAAAAAGGTATTGTCATAGGTGCTAAAGGAGTCAAACTCAAAAAGATTGGTACAGACTCACGTATAGATATTGAAAGATTAGTTGGTATGCAGGTTAATCTTAAAACACATGTAAAAGTTAAAAGCGGTTGGTCAGATGATGAGCGAGCTTTGAAATCGCTTGGATATGATCTAATCTAAATGTAGTTTATCTATGCAGCGACTTGAGATCAAACCATCAATAAGGTATCGTAATATTGTTTATGCAAGTCTAGTCTTTTTGAGTAGTTTTATTATAGCTAGTTACTTTGGTAATAGTAGTATTGGTTATTTTGGCTTTTTATTGATTTTAGTTTCGATATTTTTCGTAATAGCAGACAATAAGTTTTCTCTTGAAGCTATCATCATCCCAAATCAATTAGAGAGTAATTCACTAATATTTGTAATTAATGGTAGTGAAACTGATTTTTGGCTTATTAGGAAGAATATTGTTATAAATGGCTGGATATTTTTATATGCTATCCAACAAGGCTCAAATAAAAAAATAAAAATGTGGTTGCATAAATCTAATTTTAAACAGCAAAATGATATTAAAGTTTTAGCAAGATATATTTTATTTTCTCAAAACGATTAATCTTTGTTATATTCTTAGCTATACTTTGATTAGTAACTATCAAGAGTATTTTTCTAATGTTAAATCAGTTTAAAGATAAAGTAGCAAATTTTTTAGCAAAGCCGCAAATTATTGAAAATGAGCTATTAAGATATGCGTATTCGACAGACGCTAGCTTATATAGAATGGTTCCTGTGCTTGTACTAATTGTCAAAAATGAAGCCGAAGTCATAGAGGTTATTAAGTTAGCTAATCACTATGATGTCAAACTAACTTTTCGAACAGCAGGAACTAGTCTTTCCGGTCAGGCAGTGACTGACCAGGTCTTAGTAGTGTTAGCCGCAGATGCCTGGTTGGATTATCAAATTATTGATAATGGTAACAAAATAAAGCTTGAGCCAAGTATAATTGGTGCACAGGCAAATAATTATCTTAAGATATATAAGCGTAAGATTGGCCCTGATCCAGGTTCAATTAATAGTGCTAAAATAGGCGGTATTATTGCTAATAACTCAAGTGGGATGTGTTGTGGTACTGCAAAAAACTCCTATGCAACCTTAGACTCAATGCGGGTGATTTTTGCTGATGGTAGTATCCTTGATACTTCTGATGATAATAGCGTTGTCGATTTTAGAAAAAATAATAAAGATTTTATAAATGCAATTTTAAATATTCGCCAACAAATAATCCAGAATCAAGAGTTAGTTGATTTTATCAAAAAGAAATTTGCAATAAAAAATACTAGTGGTTATAGTTTAAATGCTTTTTTAGATTTTGCTGATCCTATCAAAATTATTGAAAGATTAATTATAGGGTCAGAAGGTACGCTTGGATTTGTTAGTAATGTTACCTTAAATACTGTTGTAGACTATAAATACAAAGCCTTAAATCTTATATATGGCAATTTAGATGATTTGATAAAGCTAACTACAAAATTACAAGCATTTGAGCCTTCATCTGTAGAATTACTTGATTATTTATCACTAAAATCGGTATCTGGGGTAGCTGAGCTACAACCTTTTTTAATTAAACTCGAGGATACTAATATAGCAGCAATAATGGTTGAGCTTGCTGAAGATAGTCATCAAAAGTTAGCAGCACATTTAAATGCTGTAAATCAGTGTATTGATACTGCAAATATACTTTATCAAGTTGGTTTTAAAAGTGATGAACAGCAAATGCAAACTCTATGGAAAGCGCGCAATGGTGTGTTTCCAACTATCGCGGCTCAAAGGCCTAATGGTAGTAGCGTATTAATTGAGGATATCGCTGTAAATATTCTAGATTTACCTAATCTTATTAGTGATGTCAAAGAACTTTTTGTTAAGTATAACTACACAAACGCGGCTATTTTTGGACATGTCTTAGCTGGTAATATTCATTTTGTCCTAACGCCTAATTTTAATGATGATGAACAAGTTTTAGTTTATGATAATTTCATGCATGAGATTACTAGGCTAGTAGCAAAAAAATATAATGGTTCTCTTAAGGCCGAACATGGTAGTGGACGTAACATCTCGCCATTTGCAATAGTTGAGTGGGGTGAGAAATGTTGGGATATCATGTGGCAAATTAAAAACCTCTTTGATAAACAAAACATCCTAAATCCAAATGTTAAGCTTACTAAGGATACAAGTTTACATATCAAAAATCTCAAAGAACTAAATAGTGTTGATGATCAAATAGATAAGTGTATGGAATGTGGATATTGCGAGCCAGTATGCCCATCGAGAAATCTTAGTTTGACACCACGCCAACGTAATACTGTTGCTCGTAAAATTGAAACTCTCGAAGGAGAACAAAAACAAAAATGGCTCAAAGATTATAACTATTATGGTATTCAAACATGTGCTACTACCAGTTTATGTAAGACACGTTGTCCGGTAGATATTGATACAGGAAGATTTATCCTTAGTAAAAAAACTCGTCAAGATAGGTCTGTTAATCACAATAAAACAATCAATATTGCCAAGCAAAAAGTTAGGTTAGGAAATTTAACTGCATCTGTTATCGGTAAGCGCAATCTACACAATATCACTCAAACATTGCATAGTAAGTTCAAGTCTATACCAGTTTATTTAGAAACTATGCCAAAAGTTCAGAATTCTAGCTTTGCTAATTCAAATTTTGCTGCAAAACAAAAAGTATTACTAATGCCAGCATGCCCAAATAGAATCTTTGCTGGAAATAGAAAATATACTAAATATCCAAGTCAGTTAATTATAGAAAAGCTTGGTTTTGAGGTTAATTACCCCTCTAATTTAAATAGTCAATGCTGTGGACAAATGTACCATTCTCAGTCAAACCATATTCAGCAACAAAATTCGCAATTACAGCTGCAACAAAGTATCAATTACAATAGTTATAGTTATATCGTTACTGATAATAGCTCTTGTGCTAATTTCGCTAAAGATCAAAATCTTAGTATCACTAGTATAAATAATTTAATTATCGATAACTTAGATAATCTAAAGTTAACTAAGAAGTTTAGTAAAATTGCTCTACATATAGATTGTTCTACGCGTAAGCAAAATATTGACAATAAATATATACAAGCATTATATAGATGTTGTGATGAAGTAGTGATCCCAGAGCAAATTTATTGTTGTGGTTTTGCTGGCGATAAAGGTTTTACGACACCTGAATTAAATGCTAGTAGTTTAGCCTCATTGAAACCACAAATAAAAGATTGTCAAATAGGAGTTAGTTTTAATCGTAGCTGCCAGATTGGACTGTCTTATTATGGTCAGTTAGAGTATATCTCTTTTACAGAGTTGTTATTAGAGTGTTTAGAATAGTAAACTAGTTAAACTAAGATATTGTAATTATCACTCAGATATCAATTTTTGAAATAGTATGAAATAGTATATAACTTCTAAATAAATACAAGTATTGAGATATTTTTTAGTTAAACAAATACTAAATATCATCAGTCTCAGTAATTATTTTAGTTGATTAAAAATATCTTGAGATACTTTTTCAACAGCTTGATCGCCATTTATCTTAATGTATTTTGGTATTTTAGTGTTTGTTGATGAGAAATTTCTGTAAAAATCGATTAACTTAGCGGTTTGAGCATGATATACAGCTAGTCTTTGTTTAACTGTGTCTTCATTATCATCTGTACGAGTTATTAGTGGTTCACCGGTTACATCATCTTTATCAGCTACTTTAGGTGGGTTAAACTTAGTGTGATAAGTTCTACCAGATGCTGGATGTATTCTCCTACCTGTAATTCTCTCGATAAGAAGATTATCAGCTACATCTACCTCAACTATGTAGTCAATATTTACACCTAATTTGTCTAACTCTTGTGCTTGAGGGATAGTTCTTGGGACACCATCTAATAAAAAGCCATTGTTACAATCATTTTTTGAAATTCTATCTTTGACAATCTTGATAATAAACTCATCTGAAACTAATTCTCCAGCATCAAGAATTTTTTTTAATTCTTGACCAAGCTCACTACCTGATTTTATAGTCTCTCTTATCATATCTCCAGTAGAGATATGAGCGATATTATATTTTTGTTCAATTATCTTTGCTTGAGTTCCTTTACCAGCTCCAGGTGCTCCTAAAAGTATTATACGCATTGTTAATTAACCTTAACGTTTTAAAACTAGAGTTTACTTAATGTGGATTTAATTATAAAATAAACAAACTTATATATCTAGGAATAGAGTACCTAATTTTAAGCTGTAAATTTATAAGAAGAGTTTTATGATATCATTGTTACTTGAGAAAAGACGCAAACAAGCACAAAAAACAGTTTTAGGCATTGAGTATGATAAATACTCACTTGCTGCTGTTAAGCTTGATAAGAAGGGTGATAAATACTCATTAGTGTGTTGTGGTAGCGATGTTTTTCCAGCCGAAGCGTATTTTGAAGGTGAGTTAACAACAGAATATGTCGGCGGTGTGGTTGCTGATATCATCAAAGAGAATAAGCTAGGACGTTTTGTAAAGCTAGGTTTTACAAGTTATAACGAGATAGATGTCGCAAAAGAGCAAATTATTTGTGATAAAAGAGCTCTCGAAATAATAGAAAAAGAAGGTGTACATTTTTATATCAGAGAGAATTTCCTAAAAAAACGTTTTCCAGAGAATTATGTTAACGTAGCTTATGATTATTATGATGAGTTAGAAGAAAAGGGAGCTTTAAATATCTACTACATATCTGATAGTGATAGAGTTAAGCAATTCTATGCTATAGCCAATAAAGCTAAAAGAGCATTATCAGTATGTACACTTGATAAAATAGCTATTAGTAGTTTTGTTTCAGAACTTTTTTTATCAGAGATTTCTAAGTATTCTAGTGATAGTATATTTTTGGGATTATATTCAGATAAAATATCGGTATATAGCTTCTCACCACTGGGTGAGTTAAAAAACTATGAGTCTGTCAAAATATTCGATGCAAATATTACTAGTATTAGTTATGTAGATGAGGTTATACAACTGCTACTAAGAT containing:
- the era gene encoding GTPase Era: MYYYYNFFYEKCGYISIIGRPNVGKSTLLNNILKYKVSITSRKPQTTRHQITGIKTVGDTQFIYVDTPGIHIKEPKAINKFMNKAATTMVKDVDVILFVVEMGKWTELEDNIVEKLKHSEIPIFLVVNKVDKKKSLEAAMFIESIKEKLSFYDVIYVSAKQGHNIDELESRIEKLLPESEYFFYEEDQITDRSIKFMVAEIIREKIMRTIGSEVPYQITVEIDSYKVDQEKNIVDIYASILVERESQKGIVIGAKGVKLKKIGTDSRIDIERLVGMQVNLKTHVKVKSGWSDDERALKSLGYDLI
- the adk gene encoding adenylate kinase, which encodes MRIILLGAPGAGKGTQAKIIEQKYNIAHISTGDMIRETIKSGSELGQELKKILDAGELVSDEFIIKIVKDRISKNDCNNGFLLDGVPRTIPQAQELDKLGVNIDYIVEVDVADNLLIERITGRRIHPASGRTYHTKFNPPKVADKDDVTGEPLITRTDDNEDTVKQRLAVYHAQTAKLIDFYRNFSSTNTKIPKYIKINGDQAVEKVSQDIFNQLK
- a CDS encoding type IV pili, with translation MISLLLEKRRKQAQKTVLGIEYDKYSLAAVKLDKKGDKYSLVCCGSDVFPAEAYFEGELTTEYVGGVVADIIKENKLGRFVKLGFTSYNEIDVAKEQIICDKRALEIIEKEGVHFYIRENFLKKRFPENYVNVAYDYYDELEEKGALNIYYISDSDRVKQFYAIANKAKRALSVCTLDKIAISSFVSELFLSEISKYSSDSIFLGLYSDKISVYSFSPLGELKNYESVKIFDANITSISYVDEVIQLLLRFMDFMSLDFGANDFDSFDQVQDNNVYIYGIKQDFENIFVSIKELSQKSCKILNPFVNIDIEKYGDIEKPYRYVLPIAIAMREAL
- a CDS encoding FAD-binding and (Fe-S)-binding domain-containing protein translates to MLNQFKDKVANFLAKPQIIENELLRYAYSTDASLYRMVPVLVLIVKNEAEVIEVIKLANHYDVKLTFRTAGTSLSGQAVTDQVLVVLAADAWLDYQIIDNGNKIKLEPSIIGAQANNYLKIYKRKIGPDPGSINSAKIGGIIANNSSGMCCGTAKNSYATLDSMRVIFADGSILDTSDDNSVVDFRKNNKDFINAILNIRQQIIQNQELVDFIKKKFAIKNTSGYSLNAFLDFADPIKIIERLIIGSEGTLGFVSNVTLNTVVDYKYKALNLIYGNLDDLIKLTTKLQAFEPSSVELLDYLSLKSVSGVAELQPFLIKLEDTNIAAIMVELAEDSHQKLAAHLNAVNQCIDTANILYQVGFKSDEQQMQTLWKARNGVFPTIAAQRPNGSSVLIEDIAVNILDLPNLISDVKELFVKYNYTNAAIFGHVLAGNIHFVLTPNFNDDEQVLVYDNFMHEITRLVAKKYNGSLKAEHGSGRNISPFAIVEWGEKCWDIMWQIKNLFDKQNILNPNVKLTKDTSLHIKNLKELNSVDDQIDKCMECGYCEPVCPSRNLSLTPRQRNTVARKIETLEGEQKQKWLKDYNYYGIQTCATTSLCKTRCPVDIDTGRFILSKKTRQDRSVNHNKTINIAKQKVRLGNLTASVIGKRNLHNITQTLHSKFKSIPVYLETMPKVQNSSFANSNFAAKQKVLLMPACPNRIFAGNRKYTKYPSQLIIEKLGFEVNYPSNLNSQCCGQMYHSQSNHIQQQNSQLQLQQSINYNSYSYIVTDNSSCANFAKDQNLSITSINNLIIDNLDNLKLTKKFSKIALHIDCSTRKQNIDNKYIQALYRCCDEVVIPEQIYCCGFAGDKGFTTPELNASSLASLKPQIKDCQIGVSFNRSCQIGLSYYGQLEYISFTELLLECLE